AATTCACTTAACCAATCTTTTAGTAACCTACCTTTTATAGTCAAGTCTTCTTTCAAATCAATCAAAGGTATCAATACAAAAGCTCTTTCTTGTATTCTCGGATGAGGAAGAGTTAATTTTTCACCATTACAAATTATATCATCATATACTAAAATGTCAATATCTATAGTTCTAGGTCCCCACCTAATTATTCGCTCTCTTTTAAGATTAATTTCTACTTCTAAACACTTTTGTAACAGTTCTTGGGGTTTTAAATTTGTCTCTATAGATACGCAAAGATTCAAAAAGTCATTTTGATTAGTATATCCCCATGGTCTTGTTTCGTATACGTTGGATATTTTAACTATTTCTGTATTTTCAAATTGTTCTATATGTTTTATAGCATCATTCAAATATTTTAATCTATCGCCTACATTAGTTCCAAGTCCAAGATAAACTCTACTCATACTTTTTTCTCCTTATCTCCACACCCAAATAATCAAATATAGCATTTACTGGAGCTTCTGGCTTTTTCACTCTAACCATAATTTCTTGAACTAAATCAAAATTGTTAAATACTTGTCTTGATATATTTTCTGCTAAAGCTTCTAACAAGTTATATTTTTCATTTTCAACTACTTTTTTTACAGCTTCATACACTTCACCATAATGAACAGAGTCTTTAACATCATCACTTTTACCAGCTTTTTTAAAATCTAAGTAAAGCTCTATATCAATAAAAAACTTCTGACCTAGTATCTTTTCTTCTTTTAATGCCCCATGATATCCATAAAATGATAAATTACTTAATATAATCTTGTCCATTAATTATACCTACTTTCTATATATAGCATCTGTAACCTTTGCAGCTCTTATGTTTTCTTTTATATCATGTACTCTTACTATATCAATCCCTTGAATTATTCCCATCACAGTAGTGGCTATTGTTCCCTCTACTCTTTCTTTAGCAGGAAGATCTAAAATTTTTCCGATCATAGATTTTCTAGATGTTCCCAATAGAATTGGATATCCTAAATCTTTCAATTCATGAATGCGTTTCATAACATTCATATTTTGCTCTGGAGTCTTACCAAATCCAATTCCCGGATCAAGTATTATTTTATCATCCTTTATACCAGCTTTTTTTGCTATCTGTATGCTTTTGTTTAAAAATTTCTTTATAGACAGTATAATATCTTCATCGTATTCTGTCCCATCTTGGTTATGCATAATAACTATATATGCATCATGTTTAGCAATTACATCTGCCATTAATTCATCTTTTTGTAATCCCCATACATCATTTATCATAGGTACTCCAAGCTGTAGGACTTCACTAGCAACAGATGACTTATAAGTATCAACCGAAATAGGTACATCAATTGTATTTATTAATTTTTTAACAACAGGAACTACTCTTTTTATTTCTTCCTTTTCATCCACAAACTCTGATCCAGGCCTTGTAGATTCGCCTCCTATATCTATAATGTCTGCACCTTGTTTTATCATTTCTTCAGAATGCTTTATAGCAATCTCTATATTAGTATACTCTCCTCCATCTGAAAAGCTATCAGGAGTTACATTTAAAATCCCCATTATATATGTCTTTTCTCCAAAACTGAACAAATCCAACCCCTCCTATTTATAGTTTATCAAACTCATAACTTCAGCTCTTGCTGCTACATCTTTTTCAAATATTCCTCTAACAGCTGAAGTTATAGTTTTTGAACCAGCCTTTTTTACTCCTCTCATAGTCATACACATATGTTCAGCCTCAACTACTACTATAACCCCATATGGATTTAAAACGTCAACAATTGCATCCGCTACAGTTTTTGTTATTCTTTCTTGTAGTTGAGGTCTTTTAGCGGCTGTTTCAACTACTCTTGCAAGCTTAGATAAACCTGTAAGTTTTCCTCCTTTTGGAATATAAGCTACATGCGCTTTTCCGTGAAATGGTACTAAATGGTGCTCACACATTGAATAAAAAGGTATATCTTTTACGAGAACTAATTCTTCATGTTTTTCATCTTGAAAAAATAATTGTAAATGTTTTTTAGGATCTTCGTTTAATCCACTATATATCTCCTCAAACATTCTAGCTACTCTATCAGGAGTATCAATTAAACCTTCTCTATTAGGATCTTCTCCTATTGCTTCTAATATATCTCTTACAGCTTTTTTGATTTTTTCTTTATCCATTTCTACCAACTCCCTTTTTATTTTATATTTTTAAATACATATTCAACCATGGCATTTAGAATATTAAAATCATAACTTATATATAAATTTTGAGAAAGACTATACAGATTATAATCTTTTTCTTTTATCTTTTGAAACAATTTTTTATCTTTTGGAACCCATTTATTATTTACTATAAAGTAAGATTTTAATATATCTCTTAGACATAAATTTGACATAAAATGAACATAAGTTAAATCTTTACTATTTTCAATCCGTTTTATATTATCTATAATATTAAGTTTTAATTCCTTTATCTCAGATAAGCTATACTTTAAAGGTCCTTTTTTATATTCACTTTCAGCGTATTTTTTTATACCATCTAGTATATTTTTTTTGTCGTATATATTATTGCCTCTAATAATTCCTTCTATAAAGAAGAGCTCATTTTTCTTTATAAAATCATAAGTTAATTTTTCAGAAAAATAATTTATATCAAACTCAACATTTTGCACATTATATCTTTTTCTGATTTGTTTATCTCCATATTCAGTTATAACAAACAAATCAATATCATTTATATTTTGGTCAAAATTTAAATCTGCACTAGACCCAACTACTATTATTGCTATATTATTTTGATCTTTTTTCAGTTCTAGTACTACGTCTTCATATATTTGTTTAATATTCATAGTACATTTCCTTTAATTTACAATTTATTTTTCTAAATATATTATTTTCTTCTTTATAATTTACATCGTTTATAGTTATCACCTTCATTAAATCTATAAGGCTATTTGTTATAAAGCAAAATTCAAAATCTTTAATTTCATCCAATTCTATTACTCTCTCAATTAATTCTATATTCATTTTTTTACAAATATAAATTACTTTTGCCCTTATTATACCAGGTAAAAGTGATTTTTCTATACTAGGTGTATATACTTTATTTTCTTTTATAAAAAATATATTAGTCATAGACCCTTCCAAAACCTTATCATTTAAGCTAACTATTAGTGCTTCATTAAAATTTTTAGATAAAGCATATCTTTTAGAGTACATATTTTCAAAATAGTTTGTAGTCTTATGATTATATAATATACTTTTACCTCTTTTGATGGGGG
The window above is part of the Tepidibacter aestuarii genome. Proteins encoded here:
- the folP gene encoding dihydropteroate synthase, with product MFSFGEKTYIMGILNVTPDSFSDGGEYTNIEIAIKHSEEMIKQGADIIDIGGESTRPGSEFVDEKEEIKRVVPVVKKLINTIDVPISVDTYKSSVASEVLQLGVPMINDVWGLQKDELMADVIAKHDAYIVIMHNQDGTEYDEDIILSIKKFLNKSIQIAKKAGIKDDKIILDPGIGFGKTPEQNMNVMKRIHELKDLGYPILLGTSRKSMIGKILDLPAKERVEGTIATTVMGIIQGIDIVRVHDIKENIRAAKVTDAIYRK
- the folB gene encoding dihydroneopterin aldolase encodes the protein MDKIILSNLSFYGYHGALKEEKILGQKFFIDIELYLDFKKAGKSDDVKDSVHYGEVYEAVKKVVENEKYNLLEALAENISRQVFNNFDLVQEIMVRVKKPEAPVNAIFDYLGVEIRRKKYE
- a CDS encoding aminotransferase class IV yields the protein MKSKVSFDSELTKFGIGIFETMKIINGKVIFLDEHLNRMYTSIEKLNLNRPIEKNELKEKISCFAENVAYKALRVSVYDEGYNIQLRDINYTNNDYKDGFKLNISPIKRGKSILYNHKTTNYFENMYSKRYALSKNFNEALIVSLNDKVLEGSMTNIFFIKENKVYTPSIEKSLLPGIIRAKVIYICKKMNIELIERVIELDEIKDFEFCFITNSLIDLMKVITINDVNYKEENNIFRKINCKLKEMYYEY
- the folK gene encoding 2-amino-4-hydroxy-6-hydroxymethyldihydropteridine diphosphokinase, yielding MSRVYLGLGTNVGDRLKYLNDAIKHIEQFENTEIVKISNVYETRPWGYTNQNDFLNLCVSIETNLKPQELLQKCLEVEINLKRERIIRWGPRTIDIDILVYDDIICNGEKLTLPHPRIQERAFVLIPLIDLKEDLTIKGRLLKDWLSELDAEEVKEYIGNE
- the folE gene encoding GTP cyclohydrolase I FolE; amino-acid sequence: MDKEKIKKAVRDILEAIGEDPNREGLIDTPDRVARMFEEIYSGLNEDPKKHLQLFFQDEKHEELVLVKDIPFYSMCEHHLVPFHGKAHVAYIPKGGKLTGLSKLARVVETAAKRPQLQERITKTVADAIVDVLNPYGVIVVVEAEHMCMTMRGVKKAGSKTITSAVRGIFEKDVAARAEVMSLINYK